TCTTCCTGATTCAAAAGTTTTATCTTAatttcaagtatatatatatttacatatctTGTTTAAATAGTAACTTGAAATTTCGGAACCTGTTGCTACATTTAAGTTCTACTGATTTGATGCTAAATTTCAAGTGTACTTTTGTCTGaaattattaacatattgGTTAACTTTTCATGAATGTGTGGAATAGATAATAgccatatattataaagaaaaaaaaaacaattgtgTGGATTCCACCAAGAGCACCATCCTTTAATTTTTGGCCGGATAGCTAATTTAACTAGTGGCCTAATTTTCTGGGActgatttttattgtttgattgAATTGTTAGCTTCCTGCTTTCACGAATGTGATTCCATAAAAGTCTTCATTTACATTTCTACGTTGGACAGTAGTGCACGCATATATGTAACGACTGACAAGGAGTCTGATTGGGTTGTTTTATTACTAATTGTGTTTCATTTTCTATCCGTTTACACCGCAAGAGACCAGGTTATCAGAGACGAAAATTAAAAACGGAAATATATCcgtaagaaaatttaatttttcaaatacggatttaatgatgaaaaatattttcgtcttaaaattataaaataaatctttatatTGACTGAATTTTTGACGCATAGgaatttttgggaaaaaatctGTCTctaaaagtttgttttcttgtagtgttaATCAATCGATATGTGTTatgtgaataaaaaataacatcaatattttatttagaaattctttttttacatataacgTGTGTATATTGAATGAAGTAGATAAATGAAGcgatttataataaaaaaactcaatCAAAAAAAGTTCCTACGAAGATCCAAACAACTATTAGCacttacattaattatattattttatttttccctgttaaggtttttgtttttgtttggattagttCTCCGCAAAGACACCGTAGATTACATTCCAGGCGTGGCGTCGATAGAACCCAGAGACCTGACCTCATTTCTCCAGGAGACCGACACTTCGACTGTTATGCACCGGCTAATCGAGAAAGCCTTTCAAGATGCGAAAAACGCTGATTTGATAATCATTAACACTGCGGAAGAGCTGGAGCCCGGACCAATTTCCGCTCTGAAAGAGAAGCATCCCACTTATGCAATCGGGCCCATATTTCCATCACACTTCACTAACCGGGCCGTGGAAATGAACCTATGGTCTGAATCAGATTGCACCCGCTGGCTCGACGGCAAGCCTCCGGGCTCAGTTCTGTACGCCTCGTTTGGTAGCTTTGCCCATAGCAACAAAGAAGATATCGAGACAATTGCAAACGGGCTTTTGCTTAGTGGTGTTAGTTTTATTTGGGTGCTGAGGCCCGATATAGTGAGCTCTGAGGTTAAAGACTTTTTGCCAAACGGGTTCCAAGAAAATGTGGGAAATAAGGGTTTGGTCGTGCCATGGTGCAAACAAAACGTCGTGTTAGCGCATTCTGCTGTCGGAGGGTTTTTGACACACTGTGGGTGGAATTCGACACTGGAGAGCATTTGGGTCGGACTGCCGCTGATATGTTTCCCTTTGGTAGGTGATCAAACGACAAACCGGAAGCTCGTGGTGGATGATTGGAAGATTGGGATAGATCTTTGCAAAGGAAAACTTGTGTCGAGTGATGAAGTTGCCGAAAGGATTAAGTTGTTAATGTGTGGAGAGACTTCCAATGAATTGAGGAAGAATGTTACAAAATTGAGGAAGAAACTGGAGAGTGCATTGGGCAGAAACGGAGCATCGCagatgaattttgacaaattcgTGGACGATGTCAAGGACAGAATTGAGAGGCGCAAGAAGAAATTTTAACGGGGCATGCAGCTTCTCTGAATAATCGAATCatgctatttcttttttattttcttctctttcgcaaaaaataaaactagctgagtttgaaaataagtgatggtagttttttctttttttttaaaaaaaaaaaaaaaaaagtaataagttAGCAATCACCtgtactattttattaaaactcaACCCCTTATATCTTATTTACTTTGTGATATGAGAATAGAAAAAGGCATTTACTAATTATACTACGTTTACTTAGGTTGTTTGAGCTAAATGACTCAACCCACTTAAATAAATGGGCAGAGTTAATAATAGCTGCATTTTTCATTACCAACTGCACTTTTTCCCGCTACCTATGTCTGCAAAGTACATGCATTAAATGTGTCCGAGCGATAACAAATTACAGATACAATGAACATCCTAAAACATATCGATACGACGTGAACGACATAACTGATAATTCTAAACTGGGAATTTGAACTAAAAcctgaattttaaaattccaatttattacaagtagtctatttatatttatgaaacaaaaattccaCCAATAAGTTGGTGCTGGTGCTGGTCCGACTCTGACACGCTCTCGTGGTAAtaaacttcatttttcttaaaaaaagagGTTAATATGTTGATTCCAAAAGTTGCCCATCATGTTCATTCATGCCCGACCAACTCGTTGATTGGCCATTTTCTTCTGCCTTCTTTGTTTATATGCACACTTTGTGAGAATCCCATTGCTTCATAAAGAAAGATGGCAGACagagaaaagtattattgTCCGTTGTGACCCACTCACTCACGTGCATTATGgtctttcaaatatttatttattctaacatCCCtgtcttttttgtattttacttgctaaaaaCATAGTGCTACGGATATTCTAATGTTGTTATAGATTTCCACAtctgtaaatatatatatatatatgattaacgCCTTTTCGGataaattcgattgcaaaaaaattaagtatgtTTGACTCTAGAATCTAGATTGTTCCACTAAAgttctttttatttgcttaataattatttaaggtGATTATAAAATGAAGGTAGAGGGATGATTACCAACATAACAGCCCACCTTAAATGTGATTATATAtacctttttctattttaataaaatatttaatttgaactataattactatttaaaaaatgagctCATCATTATAATCCCACTACAATATAAagtaaatgataaaaaaaatactctatAATTATGTTACGTGCGCTGCCCATTGTCATAAACGAATTCGCAATTCCATCCATTTAATTCCACAACCcactttataaaataacacAATCCATGAATTTGTTCAATTAATTTGTGATGATCcaaatgcaattttctttaaaagtgattatataatttcatgaatattaataaataaagaaatatatcgATTTGatcagtaaaattatattacattaattgatattacACCTTTCACAATATGCtctaaatacataaaataaatatccatacatctattaaattcataataataatctgaaacttatttataaaacttcATCCCTAACCCTTATCTCAAGAAATCAATGATGCCAATGTGTGattttaaaatccaaaatcctTAGAGCTAAGTCCAAATTGTcaccaataaataaaaaggtgAGCAATGCATCATATCGGCACATATTCATTTATTGAAAGTGggtgaatattaaaaaaggtaCAACTATCCCGGCACGAACAACccatttcatattattacattatagtTTTAACGTTTTCaattacaacttaaaaatagaaatcttAACAAGGGTTGTTAATTAGAGAAGACCATTAAAAGCAAAACTTGATTAATTAGGGccttcttttcttccttttttctcgACCACAGACATTTCTTCTCACGTGTATACATACCGCCTCTGCCCCATTATTTCCTTTCTTGAAACCTTCCCCTTACAACCTCAAACTGAGACCATCTATCCCCcccaaaaaaactaaaaatttaaaactttaaaagaaaaaaaaaatggcaggAACTCCGCGGAAGCCTCACGCGATCATGATCCCGTACCCGTACCAAGGCCACATCAATCCGTTCGTGAGCCTGGCCATGAAACTGGCGGCGCAGGGCTTCACCATAACCTTCGTCAACACACAATCCGTACATTGCCGTATTTCCCGGGCCCAAAAGTGGATTGACGGCTCAGACATTTTCGCCGGAGCACGGGATTCAGGTCTGGACATCCGCTACGCGACGGTTTCCGATGGGTTCCCGCTGGGATTTGATCGGTCTCTGAATCACGACCAGTTTGTGGAGGGTCTGATTCACGTTTTCTCTGCGCACGTCGACGAACTGGTGGCGAATTTGGCGGACTCCGATCCGCCCGTCACGTGCTTGATAGCCGATACATTTTATGTTTGGGCATCGGCGATCGCCGAGAAGCATAATTTGGTTAGCGTGTCGTTTTGGACAGAACCTGCGCTGGTTTTGTCTTTATATTACCACCTGGATCTCCTCAAGGAAAATGGTCACTTTGGTTCTCAAGGTAAATGCCTCTTTTTCCCTTCTCACTTGCTACTCAATTCattcataattaatgattaCGGTTTTGACATGTTAATTGAGAACAggttttatttgtttaatcaAAGTAGAGGACAtattcttgtaatattttattggttaATTACAACGATCTATGTTGAAATTTaggataatttgaataattttttttaaaaattttaatttaaatcgaGTTTGACGAAATCGAATCGAATTATATGACATGAAATTAAtgtacaattgaaaaaaataatacaagtgAATTGATTCTACCCATCCTAATTTGGATAAGAATATCACCAGTGTCCCTGTCtcatttaatttctcaaaaccCTCTCTCAGTTTTCACATTTGAGAAAATCTTTCAACCATTCGTCCTCTTGAATTAGATGACTTAAATAATTGGACTTTATgttttctcataatatttgttgagtaaattattaaaatttcatcaaatttctaaatattaactttatgaaaaattggaaTGAGGGAGAACAGagatgttataaatttttttaaaaaaaatatgaatataaaactaattatacTAACTGTTTTTGgtaactattttaattttatttgtcatatatataagttaaatgaTAAATGCATCTGCAATATATGCCAGAAAAACGACAGGACATCATAGATTACATTCCAGGCGTGGGGACTATTAAACCGACAGACCTCACATCTTACCTCCAAGCTGATGAAATATGGACGGTGGTGCATCGCGTGATTTACAGGGCATTTGAGGATGTCAAAAAAGCTGATATCATAATTTGCAATACAGTTCGAGAACTCGAGTACAACACACTTGCTGCGCTCCACAGGAAACAGCCCACCTACGCAATTGGGCCAATCGTCTCAGATTTCACTAACCAGACAGTGGCTACGAGTCTATGGTCCGAAACGGACTGCACCCCATGGCTCAACGAGAAGCCTAATGGGTCCGTTTTGTACGTCTCCTTCGGTAGCCACGCCCACACCACTAGTAAAGAAGACATTTGGGAGATAGCCCATGGGTTGGCATTGAGCGGGGTGAATTTTGTGTGGGTGGTCCGGCCCGATATTGTCAACTCCAACGATGCTAAGTTTTTGCCTGTTGGATTCGAAAACAGCATCAAGGGCCGGGGGCTAATCGTGCGATGGTGCAGCCAGATGAAGGTGATGTCACATCCTGCAATCGGAGGATTCATGTCACACTGTGGTTGGAATTCGGTGCTGGAAAGCATATGGTGCAAAGTTCCGTTAATATGTTTCCCTTTGTTCACGGATCAATTCACTAACCGTAAGTTAGTCGTTAATGATTGGAAGATCGGGATTAATCTCTGTGATAGGCCATCGATAACTCGGGAGGAGGTGAAGGACAAGGTCAAGTATTTGATGAGTGGACAAACTTCGGAGGAGTTGAGGAATACAATCAAGAAGGTGAGTAGTACGATGAAGAATGCATTGATGAGTAGTGGATCATCTGAGGAAAACTTTCATCTATTTATTGAGAATGTAAAGGCccaaatgaataaaaaagatgGGCTGGCCTTTGAAGTAAGAGGTGAACCATTGAATCATGTTTGGGCTCCCCCTGCAGTAAATCTACGTGAGCAGACAATATAGGTTTTGTTCCAATCATGTAATTGATTGAGGTGGCTGAATTAGCCAGTAGTTTGTACTTTTGGACTTGCATGAGTTGCGGTCTTGTTAGTGTTTAGGTTATGTAATGGAATTCGCTTAGAAATCaaattgtttgtttctttttcctcttatCATGCATCCATATTCAACTCAAGCAACCCAAAAATTCTTTACAAAAATCCcaaactttaaatttattttttagcgACATATACAACAATAATCTCCCAAACTCATTTTTCGTTGTCATAAGAATCTCAAATTCGGGAACGGATTGATGATTAAAGTGAATTTCTCATGCTAATTAAATGCATTGTAATTGATGTGGGTATATTCATCATATATTAGGGAGCTTCAAAATTGATAGAGGCTAttatttttaggaaattaCAATACAAGGCTAGTAAGAAAATCTTCCCAACAAATATCTTTGAGAAGCTTATTAAAAAGATTGTACCCCTATTTATTTCACTAAGTATCCAAGGTATCAAAGAGATTCCCGTACTTAGCGACAACAACAAGCATTCTTCACAGATAAAAGTACTACTTTGTCTATTGTGACCATAGCCTGTCAATATTCAATTCAAGTATGTACTGGCTTTTGTCACACcgtaaatcatattttaaattaagaatgttTGCGAAATCGTATAACCTAtagacatatataaatattggcTCTCCCCTGTCagatacaaattttattacccAACTCTTCACActttttctgtaaaaaaaCATTGGACACCGTAATGACTTGAGCATTTGAGAACTATGGGCCCAACTCCTTCGGACTCAGGCTTAATGCTGTCTTATTTTAGAGAATTTGGCATAATTGtgaaaacatatttaaatgCTGAGAGCATTACGGACCTTAAAACATTCACTATACATTTACTAGGTACCTTACTAACATTTCTAGGtacaacaataattttaaactaaagAGAGTattagaaaacataaaattagtgaagagttattatagaaatagatatgtatttatatttatgagactttatttttcgaaaaaattgTGACCATTGCAATGAGGTTACGTGGTcgaaaaattaaactataagtGGATTTATTATCGAGAAAGCAAAAAGGAACCTAATTTTCATGGCCATATATGCATCAGAAAATGAGATTTTGGAACCGGAAtccaaaatttgtatttacatCTCAAGGGCAGAAGCAAAAAGGAACCTAAGTTCCAATCGCcatatatcttataatttattatttcagaAAGGAATCATTTAGTACccccaaaaatttattttattcttttgtattATTTCAAAGGGATACTGAAGTGGTTAGGAGGGTGAGAGAGTGTTATActagttttttcaaaatctttatAGCTGTTTGAAGCAATTACAAAGCTCATCCAGTACTAGTTTTATAGCCCATTAATTCATAACTCCTAATTAAAAGTAGTAGCAAAGGTTCAGGTTTGGACTCTGGCATCCAGCGTTCAGCTCACAACCCAATGCTCATAGTGCCGGTGGGATAAGAGTAATAGACAAACTCACTCTAttgttttcttggattttatttttaaaagtaacaactaattcttaaattttcaattaattatgtacataaatttgaatatgcTACACATGCTTACAACATAATGATGCCTCCGGTTTTGGACAATTTGATACAACCAGGAATAGAGTTTAATCTTTACGCTTTCTGTCTGGAGGGGATGAATTTGGACACATTTAAAGTTCAAGTAAAGAAAGTTTTGAATAAGGAAATCCATGTTTCACGATAGTTGGACTTACTAAAGAAATGATAACAATTAAACACCAGATCTATACCAATACACTGCGAAACAGAAGGAAAAGTGACCAGTAGACTGAATTTATCATATTACAATCTTATCCtactaattatacaattaacaagtttgaaaattttcatcagATTAAGTGCAATATATATCTGTGatataattactttaattttagctgaattttatttaagaatttctagaatgttcttttttttcccatttgtGTATGacatcaaaaaaaattttttatccaaactaAGTTGGGTCAAATCAAaccaatcacaaaataaatgttattcatagtctttttttttttttaaattatgcatcAATTACACcgtaaatatattacacttttcatttaattaattcaaatgtGACCAAAGTCAGTCAAAATTTCGAAAATATCCAAACGCAATTTCTGTTGTGCCTTGTCTAGTGTAGTCCACTCACCCAAAAAGAATGACATGTATGGAAATTCATGAGAGACTCAAAGAGAGGTTGTTTCTCTTTATGACCCAAGTAGTATATATGTTGATGTTTCCAGAGCTCAGCAGTAGAATACTCACTCAATAAGATACAATGGCAAGCAACAAAAATCGGAAACCACACGCCATAATGATTTCGCTTCACCTACAAGGCCACATAATCCCTTTTGTGAATCTGGCCATAAAGCTTGCTTCAAAGGGCTTCTCCGTCACTTTTGCCCACCTTGAATTCGTTCATCACCAGATCTCCAAGTCTCAGTTCAACTCCACAGACATTGACATCTTTGCTCAAGCTCGAAGTTCAGGCTTGGACATCAATTACACAACAATCAGTGATGGCTTTGCTGTTGAATTCGACCGATCCACTGACCTTTATGTGGAGGCTTTTTTGTGTAGATTTCCGGAGAAAGTAGATGAACTGGTCGGAAAAATAATGCAGTCCCATTCTTCTGCAGGTTCTAATTTCTTCTTGGTTTCTGATACTTTCTCCGTTTGGCCAGCAAAAATTGCTGAAAAGTACGGATTGGTGGATGTATCTTTCTGGACGGAGCCAGCGTTGGTATTCTCTTTGTATTATCACTTGCAACTTCTAAGAGAAAACGGCCATGTCCCAGTTAATGGTCGACGGGAAAACGTCGATTACCTGCCTGGAATCCAGTCAATCAATACAAAAGATTTTATGTCATATTTGCAGGATTCAGAATTAACGTTGTTACACAAGTTAATCTTCCAGGCATTTGATACAGTTAAAAGCGCAGATTTCATTTTGTGCAACACCGTGCAAGAACTGGAAACAGAAGCGATTTCAGctctaaaagaaaaacagcCATTTTATGCAATCGGGCCCTTGTTCCTCGGGGATTTGAAGAAGAACCCGGTGGCAAGGAGCCTGTTGCCGGAATCCAACTGCACGGAGTGGCTGAATTCCAGGCCTGCTGGATCGGTTTTGTATGTTTCGTTTGGTAGCCTTGCCAAGACTGATAAAAACGTGATTCTTGAAATTGCAGGTGGGATTTTACTTAGTCAAGTGAATTTTATTTGGGTTCTTCGGCCTGGAATGGTGGATTCTGAAGGTGGAGGGATTCTGCCGGAGGGATTTGAAGATAGGACGAGAGATAGAGGGCTGATTGTACCATGGTGCACTCAGAATCAGGTCTTGATGAATCCAGCAACTGGAGGATTCTTGACACATTGTGGGTGGAATTCGATAGTGGAAAGCATATGGGCTTGTGTTCCGATGATTTGTTATCCATTATTCACCGATCAAATTACCAACAGGAAATTGGTGGTTGATGATTGGAAAGTTGGCATAAATCTGTGTGATGGAGCATCACTTACAAGGGAGGAAGTTGCAGAGAATATTGGGGTATTGATGAGTGGGAAAAGGGCAGACGAGTTGAGGCAGGAAACCAAGAAAGTCAGAGAGACGCTGCAAAATGCATTAACGGAGGACGGATCGTCagagaaaaatttcaattgttttGTTGAGGATGTTAAGGATGAAATAGAGAGAAGATGCGAGAAGaggatttaatgcaatttactcttgctttatttaaaaaagtatttaattttttttataagaaaatattatgacagtggttaaattgatttttcccTGTGACAAAATATAGAAACTCTTCAACTAATTATTCccctttttcattatttgatgGAACCGCAAGCGGAGCTTGGTGTactattcatataaatttatcaatcacAGCCCAGAAaatctttttacttttaagtATACATGATATGAGCCATATATATGACAAGAGTCCACTGATTAATCATCAACcattaattttgtgaataacaacagaaaaattatgcataatcTCGTtgtttttaattctaatttaaactCGTAATTAACGCCTCTTTGTCCGGCTACGATTTACCTTATTCTAGTACATGCTAACCTTGAGCGGAATATTGAGCCATCCATGTGAAAGCTGCGTTAAATGGTCTGTGGGGCTTCCAGAAAGCATTGATTCACAAGTTTGTGTCTATGTCTATTAGGTTCACTTTGTCGGACATCATTTTGGTTAAACATAATGTTCGGCAGCTTGAAAATATGCCTCTTAGAGCAGCCAACCAGCAACGAACAACATGACAATTCTGCTAACTAAGCAACAAAGATTACAAATACGTTTATATGTTCAGTCTTCCTTGACTCGCCTTTATGTTTCTCTATCAGCTTCTCCAAGGATGCCGCCTCGTAAACAACCAACCATGCATTAATATCATCGGGGTGGTTTTGGATTGAgttggttatattttaaaatgagttGAGATAggttgaaattaaataaaattatattttgtatatattggATATAAgttgataataaattcaatattaattgataatgggtttaatgtaaattttaataagttcAACCCAtgaactaaattaaaaataactaaaagaattcataattttctcatttttatattctcaCATGACTCTCTCACATATATTTCTGAGACACAAACTCACAACTCATTTTGCTTCATATACGCACATACTCTCatatctctctctcacacaacCTTCTTTTTctacactcacacacacatacacacagaccaaaaaaaaaaaaaaatgcttacAACTCATTTTCCTTCATATACACGCACACACTCTCCCATCTCTATCTCTATCACACATACAACCTTTTTTCTCtgacacatatatatgaaaatttgattgtACGGTTTGGTGTTCATTTAAGATGAGCATTCAAaatgttatgaattattttgataaaatgtagtattttgttaattagatatttagtagatttttttactttatgatttaacaaatgaatattaaaGCACATGGTTATTAGACAGAAATGACATGTAATATAAGTTTAGACGTATTATATTACaagtaaaaattacatttttcaatagttcaaatattatttttttttcattgtttgaatttttagaatatttagattcaaattaataaaatagtttatattaatCCGACCCTACCTATTTGCAACCCAACTCATTTTGACACTAAGATCTATTTTAAACCTGATTCATTTTGAATCAAACCCATTTGAACCCGATCCAACCGCCAATTTGCCGGCCCTAATATCATCTCATCTATAAACTAACTCTGTCATTGCAGACAatgtactaatattttttccagtACGGTTATTCTTGCAGGAAGAATTTAAGTCAAAGAATGGCTGAGAGAAAGCTTCACGCGATCATGATTGCGTTCTCGTTCCAAGGTCATATTACCCCATTCATCAATCTGGCTCTCAAGCTTGCTTCAAATGGTTTTACAGTTACTTTTGTCCACACTGAGTTTATTCACCACATGTTGTCCAAAGCCCACCACAACATTACTCATGTTGATGATGAAGATTTCTTCTCTGGGGCACGTCAATCGGGTCTTGACATACGTTACATGACAATTTCTGATGGCTTTCCCCTGGACTACGACAGGATTCTCAACTTCAACGAGTACTGGGAAGCTATTTTACGCGATTTTCCATCTCGTGTACATGAATTAGTTGGAAGGATAATCCAATCAAATGAATCTTTGGTCCCTTTCTTGGTTGCTGATACTTTCTATTCATGGCCTGCATCTATTGCTGAGGAATTTAACATCTTGAATGTTTCGTTCTGGACAGAACCAGCTCTGGTGTTTTCCATAGACTATCACTTGGATCTCCTTAGAGAAAACGGCTTTTTCCCTTCCAAAGGTACGTATGTTTTTCCCCAATTCTGCGTTTCCCTATGAATATTTAGTCATTATGAGCTGAAACTTTATCAATATGACTGTTATgtttgtttgataattatcaGGTAATCAGGAGGATCTCATTGATTTTGTCCCAGGAGTTCAGTCCATTAAAACAAAGGACTTGATGTCCTATCTTCAGGATGCCCACATAACAACAGTTATCCATCAGATTGTATTCAAGGCATTTGATCAAGTAAAGCACGCTGATTTCATCTTAATCAATACGGTGAATGAACTCGAACACGAAACGCTGCTGGCTCTAAACAAAAAGCAGCCGAGTTACGCAATTGGCTCTATAAACTTCTCCACTGATTTCACCAAAACCGTTGTTCCCAAGAGCCTGTGGTCCGAAACAGACTGCACAGAATGGCTGAACTCCAAGCCTGCCGGCTCAGTTTTGTACATCTCGTTTGGCAGTCTTGCTCAGATTACCAAGCAGCTAGTGGACGAAATAGCTAACGGGCTTCTACTCAGTGAAGTAAACTTTGTATTGGTGCTTCGGGAAAATACAGATGTCTTGCCTGATGGGTTCAAGAATGAGATAAGAGGTCGAGGACTGATTGTTTCATGGTGTAACCAAAATTCAGTGTTATCAAGTCCAGCAATTGGAGGATTTTTAACACATTGTGGGTGGAATTCGATACTGGAGAGTATATGGTGCGGCGTTCCAATGATATGTTTCCCGTTTTACGCTGATCAGCCTACTAACAGGAAACTAGTGGTCGATGATTGGAAGATCGGGATTAATCTTTGTGATGGATCATCTATTGATAGGAAAGAAGTTGCTGAGAAAATCAAGCAGTTGATGAGTGGAGAAATATCGAACGGGTTGAGGGATGAGATAAAGAAAATCAGGACTATATTGCAGAACGCATTGGCTGAAGACGGATCGACCCACAgaaatttcaatcaatttcTTAAGGATTTGAGGGCAAAAGTTCATGGCAGAAGCCAGGACACAAGTACTAGTCACTTCTTgtaactttaatttttgctatttatattaGGCCTCAGatgtttgtatttaattaagtattccaaacatattttactaaaCTTGTTTGATTggagtgaaaaaataaagtatgaaaaaaaGTGGAAGGCAAAGgaaagcataaaaaaaaatttggcgTATGGTTAGGGAGAATAGACGAAACAaagtaaaatttgatgtatatgaaatttctttaaaatctaaatttgttTCCATTGGAAATTGAAATCAAAGTGAACGTATAaggccaaaaaaataaataatatatatatattttatttttatttattttagtactcatatatataattttcttctagtcctttttttcttttcctactAATAATAccctaatataattttagagaaaagataatcatataaaaaatactattttcttatttgatgaatatttttattactaatatttttaaatttttagtaatttaaaattatttcagtataatattaacttgtttattttctgatacaaaataaaaagaaatgcataat
The nucleotide sequence above comes from Sesamum indicum cultivar Zhongzhi No. 13 linkage group LG11, S_indicum_v1.0, whole genome shotgun sequence. Encoded proteins:
- the LOC105174281 gene encoding UDP-glycosyltransferase 86A1-like, whose translation is MAERKLHAIMIAFSFQGHITPFINLALKLASNGFTVTFVHTEFIHHMLSKAHHNITHVDDEDFFSGARQSGLDIRYMTISDGFPLDYDRILNFNEYWEAILRDFPSRVHELVGRIIQSNESLVPFLVADTFYSWPASIAEEFNILNVSFWTEPALVFSIDYHLDLLRENGFFPSKGNQEDLIDFVPGVQSIKTKDLMSYLQDAHITTVIHQIVFKAFDQVKHADFILINTVNELEHETLLALNKKQPSYAIGSINFSTDFTKTVVPKSLWSETDCTEWLNSKPAGSVLYISFGSLAQITKQLVDEIANGLLLSEVNFVLVLRENTDVLPDGFKNEIRGRGLIVSWCNQNSVLSSPAIGGFLTHCGWNSILESIWCGVPMICFPFYADQPTNRKLVVDDWKIGINLCDGSSIDRKEVAEKIKQLMSGEISNGLRDEIKKIRTILQNALAEDGSTHRNFNQFLKDLRAKVHGRSQDTSTSHFL
- the LOC105174280 gene encoding UDP-glycosyltransferase 86A1-like, translated to MAGTPRKPHAIMIPYPYQGHINPFVSLAMKLAAQGFTITFVNTQSVHCRISRAQKWIDGSDIFAGARDSGLDIRYATVSDGFPLGFDRSLNHDQFVEGLIHVFSAHVDELVANLADSDPPVTCLIADTFYVWASAIAEKHNLVSVSFWTEPALVLSLYYHLDLLKENGHFGSQEKRQDIIDYIPGVGTIKPTDLTSYLQADEIWTVVHRVIYRAFEDVKKADIIICNTVRELEYNTLAALHRKQPTYAIGPIVSDFTNQTVATSLWSETDCTPWLNEKPNGSVLYVSFGSHAHTTSKEDIWEIAHGLALSGVNFVWVVRPDIVNSNDAKFLPVGFENSIKGRGLIVRWCSQMKVMSHPAIGGFMSHCGWNSVLESIWCKVPLICFPLFTDQFTNRKLVVNDWKIGINLCDRPSITREEVKDKVKYLMSGQTSEELRNTIKKVSSTMKNALMSSGSSEENFHLFIENVKAQMNKKDGLAFEVRGEPLNHVWAPPAVNLREQTI
- the LOC105174357 gene encoding UDP-glycosyltransferase 86A1-like, whose product is MASNKNRKPHAIMISLHLQGHIIPFVNLAIKLASKGFSVTFAHLEFVHHQISKSQFNSTDIDIFAQARSSGLDINYTTISDGFAVEFDRSTDLYVEAFLCRFPEKVDELVGKIMQSHSSAGSNFFLVSDTFSVWPAKIAEKYGLVDVSFWTEPALVFSLYYHLQLLRENGHVPVNGRRENVDYLPGIQSINTKDFMSYLQDSELTLLHKLIFQAFDTVKSADFILCNTVQELETEAISALKEKQPFYAIGPLFLGDLKKNPVARSLLPESNCTEWLNSRPAGSVLYVSFGSLAKTDKNVILEIAGGILLSQVNFIWVLRPGMVDSEGGGILPEGFEDRTRDRGLIVPWCTQNQVLMNPATGGFLTHCGWNSIVESIWACVPMICYPLFTDQITNRKLVVDDWKVGINLCDGASLTREEVAENIGVLMSGKRADELRQETKKVRETLQNALTEDGSSEKNFNCFVEDVKDEIERRCEKRI
- the LOC105174277 gene encoding UDP-glycosyltransferase 86A1-like; this encodes MGENQVHQSLKRPHFIIIPPPFQGHINPSVQLTLKLASRGFTVTFVNTEFSHDQIKKSRKHLSNGEDDDDIFAGSRESGLDIRYRTVSDGFPLSFDRSLHRDQFVEGRIHVSPAHVDDLVGKLMASDPPPTCLVADSFSTWGSSIAWKYGLVNVSFWTQPAVVFMLYYHLDLLKKNGHYGSKVLRKDTVDYIPGVASIEPRDLTSFLQETDTSTVMHRLIEKAFQDAKNADLIIINTAEELEPGPISALKEKHPTYAIGPIFPSHFTNRAVEMNLWSESDCTRWLDGKPPGSVLYASFGSFAHSNKEDIETIANGLLLSGVSFIWVLRPDIVSSEVKDFLPNGFQENVGNKGLVVPWCKQNVVLAHSAVGGFLTHCGWNSTLESIWVGLPLICFPLVGDQTTNRKLVVDDWKIGIDLCKGKLVSSDEVAERIKLLMCGETSNELRKNVTKLRKKLESALGRNGASQMNFDKFVDDVKDRIERRKKKF